The Gemmatimonadota bacterium DNA window GTTGAGACGCTCCTCATGAATCAAGTACATCTTCAGACGGTTCTGGCCTCCAAGGCATCCCGAGTCGTGACGGCTGCAGGCGGGCGCGACATCGTGGACTTCGGGCTTCGGCGGATGCATGGCGTTGACGCGGGGTTGAAAGCCGCCCGGGCGTTTCACGTGGCGGGTGTGAGCGGGACCAGTAACGTGCTCGCCGGGCGCATCTACGGGATCCCGGTCGTGGGCACGATGGCGCATAGCTACGTGCAGGCCCACGATGACGAGTTGACTGCGTTTCGCGCGTTCGCCGCCCTGTATCCGGACACGTACCTTCTCGTGGATACGTACGACTCGATCCAGGGAGTGCGCCACGTCGTGCGCCTTGCGGAGGAGCTGGGCCCGGATTTTCGCGTTCAAGGAATCCGGCTCGACTCCGGCGACCTGCGGAGACTCTCGCTCTGGGCCCGGAAGATCCTCGACGAGGCAGGGCTGTCCGACGTCCGGATCTTCGCAAGCGGAGGACTCGACGAATACGAGATCGAGCGGCTGCTCCAGGAGGGCGCTCCGATCGACGGCTTCGGCGTGGGAACGAGCATGGGCGTCTCCGCGGACGCGCCGGCGCTGGACATCGCTTACAAGCTCACGGAGTATGCCGGTCGGGGGCGAATGAAGCTTTCACCGGGGAAGCGAACGTTTCCGGGGCGGAAGCAGGTCTTCCGGGTCGAGCGAAGAGGCGTCGCAAGGCGGGACGTTCTCGCGCCGACGGGAGTTGCGGAGCCCGGACGACCGCTTCTCGAGAAAGTGATGGAGGGTGGCCGGCGACTCCCCGCGGGCCGGAGGACCCTCGAGGACGCCCGCGCGCGGGCCAAAGACGAGATCGCGATGCTTCCGGCCGAGATCCGTGCGCTCGCACCGGCGTCGCGTCCCTTCCCAGTCGACGTCAGCGCGGACCTCCAGAAGCTGCGCGAGGGCGTGATCGCCGAGGTGCAGGGCGAAGTCGCCGGATAGGAGACGCCCGTGGAGAATGACATGCGAAGCGCCGCCGTGGATCCAAGGCACGCCGCGCTCGTTCTGGTGGACATTCAGCCTGACTTCCTCCCTGGGGGCGCGCTCCCCGTCGCGGACGGAGACCAGATACTCGATCCGATCGCGCGGCTGATGGGGTCCGACGTCTTTTCCCTTCAGGTCGCGACTCAGGACTGGCACGCCCCCGGGCACGCGTCCTTCGCCAGCGGTTACCCGAACAAGGTACCCATGGACTCGATCGAGCTGCACGGACACGCGCAAACGTTGTGGCCGGATCACTGCGTGCAGGGAACACCGGGCGCCGAGCTCATCCGCGGCCTCCCGTGGGAGCGGGTTTCACTGATTTTGAGGAAGGGAACCGACCGCGACACCGATTCCTACAGTGGATTCCGGAACAACTGGAATTCGCACGGCGAACGGCCGTCGACGGGGCTGGCCGGCTGTCTCCGGGAACGGGGAGTGCAGGCCATCGTTCTCTGTGGCCTCGCGCGCGACGTGTGCGTGAAGTGGACGGCGGAGGATGGGGTCCACGCGGGATTCGAGGTCTACTTCCTCTGGGACCTCACGCGGAGCGTGAACCCCGGCGGCGACGACACGCTTCGCGGCGAGCTTGAGCGGGCCGGGGTCCACGTCACGGAAGCCCGAGATATCCTAAAGTAAGTGGCGGGAGCGGGGAGGTGACCTCTCTCCGTCGGCTCCCGTGTGGCCGTGCCTCCACGGCCTCATCACTCAACTCCCGCGGCAGGACTCGAACCTGCGACCCGCTGATTAACAGTCAGCTGCTCTACCAACTGAGCTACACGGGATCATGTCCGGGTCCAGGGCCCGGGACATGTAAGGAATACCCGGCGGCGCCGAAAGGTGTCAACTCGGAGGCTGCCCCAGAGGGCGCCCCCCGCTGCAACGCCTCCTCGATGAGGGAGAGAAGCGGTGACC harbors:
- a CDS encoding nicotinate phosphoribosyltransferase codes for the protein MELVTRADLPLLTDQYELAMVQAYWKEGMFGRAVFSLFVRRLPEGRNYLLACGLDDALGYLESFRFDEDALSHLAASGRYDGDFLRWLEECRFTGDVYAVPEGTPVFADEPILEVEAWLPEGQLVETLLMNQVHLQTVLASKASRVVTAAGGRDIVDFGLRRMHGVDAGLKAARAFHVAGVSGTSNVLAGRIYGIPVVGTMAHSYVQAHDDELTAFRAFAALYPDTYLLVDTYDSIQGVRHVVRLAEELGPDFRVQGIRLDSGDLRRLSLWARKILDEAGLSDVRIFASGGLDEYEIERLLQEGAPIDGFGVGTSMGVSADAPALDIAYKLTEYAGRGRMKLSPGKRTFPGRKQVFRVERRGVARRDVLAPTGVAEPGRPLLEKVMEGGRRLPAGRRTLEDARARAKDEIAMLPAEIRALAPASRPFPVDVSADLQKLREGVIAEVQGEVAG
- a CDS encoding nicotinamidase gives rise to the protein MRSAAVDPRHAALVLVDIQPDFLPGGALPVADGDQILDPIARLMGSDVFSLQVATQDWHAPGHASFASGYPNKVPMDSIELHGHAQTLWPDHCVQGTPGAELIRGLPWERVSLILRKGTDRDTDSYSGFRNNWNSHGERPSTGLAGCLRERGVQAIVLCGLARDVCVKWTAEDGVHAGFEVYFLWDLTRSVNPGGDDTLRGELERAGVHVTEARDILK